From Rutidosis leptorrhynchoides isolate AG116_Rl617_1_P2 chromosome 3, CSIRO_AGI_Rlap_v1, whole genome shotgun sequence, a single genomic window includes:
- the LOC139901017 gene encoding uncharacterized protein, translating to MYMNGSFHTPPIVPATLGVYSGLTDPLDFLQRFEGVVSTYKWDEAIACRVFPMVLQGLACEWFHNLNARSIAGFVNLREKFLLQFQNLLPQKKTHIECHDIKQGFKETLGSLLTRYIYECQKIPNLHEDQKISGFVHAINPQRHPTLVWRLRRDVPRSFAKVMQETYDYILCGEDSNIMQNCGWANDSNITRRDGYRDYNRGSGQQRRNNNGGNWCNDRQRNGGDGGNQGYNNRDRNYTRKWNNDSFAVIQTLTKSPKEILLQERVAKAFPDPLQLSDNNRRDKSKFCIFHDDYGHDTNRCRDLVEFIADVVGQGKFNHLLITKEASSTDAIVVPALAATPKTPNVNTVV from the coding sequence atgtatatgaacgggtcctttcatacacCACCCATTGTCCCAGCAACTTTGGGTGTATATTCAGGGTTAACAGATCCACTTGATTTTTTGCAAAGATTTGAAGGTGTGGTTAGCACGTATAAATGGGATGAAGCAATTGCGTGCCGCGTTTTCCCAATGGTGTTGCAGGGATTAGCGTGTGAGTGGTTTCATAATCTAAACGCAAGAAGCATTGCGGGTTTTGTTAATTTAAGAGAAAAATTTCTCTTGCAATTTCAAAACttgttaccgcagaaaaagacacacATAGAGTGCCACGACATCAAACAAGGCTTTAAAGAGACATTAGGAAGTTTGCTGACAAGATACATTTATGAGTGTCAAAAAATTCCAAATCTCCATGAGGATCAAAAAATCTCTGGTTTTGTACATGCAATAAATCCGCAGAGACACCCAACTCTTGTGTGGCGTCTTCGCAGAGATGTTCCACGCAGTTTTGCTAAAGTCATGCaagaaacatatgattacatcCTCTGTGGTGAAGACAGTAACATAATGCAAAACTGCGGCTGGGCCAATGACAGTAACATAACACGCAGGGATGGTTACCGCGATTATAACCGCGGATCTGGTCAGCAAAGAAGGAACAATAATGGTGGAAATTGGTGCAATGACCGACAGCGTAATGGGGGAGATGGTggtaatcaaggttataataatcgCGACAGGAATTATACGCGTAAATGGAATAATGATTCCTTTGCGGTAATTCAAACTTTGACAAAATCACCAAAAGAGATCCTTTTGCAGGAGCGTGTTGCTAAAGCATTTCCAGATCCACTGCAGTTGAGTGATAATAATAGGCGTGACAAATCAAAGTTTTGTATTTTTCATGACGACTATGGGCATGATACAAATCGTTGTCGCGACCTTGTTGAGTTCATCGCAGACGTGGTTGGACAGGGAAAATTCAATCATCTTTTGATTACCAAGGAAGCAAGTTCCACCGATGCGATAGTTGTGCCCGCATTGGCAGCTACCCCAAAAACGCCAAATGTTAACACAGTGGTGTAA